From Triticum aestivum cultivar Chinese Spring chromosome 4A, IWGSC CS RefSeq v2.1, whole genome shotgun sequence, a single genomic window includes:
- the LOC123088162 gene encoding protein EXORDIUM-like 3 codes for MPHRGAVLVFLLALAAAPLAAVAWRPWPPRVASGALAGLGASKKFEGSSNFVKLEYHMGPVLAADITVHPIWYGAWPADQKRTIRAFLRSLSPQASGEKEGAVPSPSVADWWRTVRLYTDQTTANVSAVVALGQEKCDARMSRGASLSRMDIQSVVKDAVTARTRPLPVDAGGVYLVLTSPEVRVENFCGQVCGFHYFTFPSVVGYTLPYAWVGNSAGRCPEVCAYPFAIPAYVPGRRPEAPPNGDAGVDGMVSVIAHELAEMASNPLANAWYAGGDPSFPTEIADLCEGIYGTGGGGAYTGQLLTDGRSGASYNLNGVGGRRFLVQWVWDPYRSYCSGPNALDQH; via the coding sequence ATGCCGCACCGCGGCGCCGTCCTCGTGTTCCTCCTCGCCCTCGCggcggcgccgctcgccgccgtgGCGTGGCGCCCGTGGCCGCCGCGCGTTGCCAGCGGCGCGCTCGCCGGCCTCGGCGCGTCCAAGAAGTTCGAGGGCTCGTCCAACTTCGTCAAGCTCGAGTACCACATGGGCCCCGTCCTCGCCGCCGACATCACCGTGCACCCGATCTGGTACGGCGCCTGGCCCGCCGACCAGAAGCGCACCATCCGCGCCTTCCTGCGCTCCCTCTCGCCGCAGGCCTCGGGGGAGAAGGAGGGCGCCGTCCCGTCGCCGTCGGTGGCGGACTGGTGGCGCACCGTCCGGCTCTACACGGACCAGACCACGGCCAACGTGTCGGCCGTGGTGGCGCTCGGGCAGGAGAAGTGCGACGCGCGGATGTCGCGGGGGGCCTCGCTGTCCCGGATGGACATCCAGAGCGTGGTCAAGGACGCGGTGACCGCGCGCACCAGGCCGCTGCCCGTGGACGCCGGCGGGGTGTACCTGGTGCTGACGTCGCCGGAGGTCCGCGTGGAGAACTTCTGCGGGCAGGTGTGCGGCTTCCACTACTTCACCTTCCCGTCGGTGGTCGGGTACACGCTCCCCTACGCGTGGGTGGGCAACTCCGCGGGGCGGTGCCCGGAGGTGTGCGCCTACCCGTTCGCCATCCCGGCGTACgtgccggggcggcggcccgaGGCGCCGCCCAACGGCGACGCGGGGGTGGACGGCATGGTGAGCGTCATCGCGCACGAGCTAGCGGAGATGGCGTCCAACCCGCTGGCCAACGCGTGGTACGCCGGCGGGGACCCCTCCTTCCCCACCGAGATCGCCGACCTCTGCGAGGGCATCTacggcaccggcggcggcggcgcgtacaCCGGCCAGCTGCTCACCGACGGGCGGTCCGGCGCGTCGTACAACCTGAACGGCGTCGGCGGGCGCAGGTTCCTGGTGCAGTGGGTGTGGGACCCCTACCGCAGCTACTGCTCCGGCCCCAACGCGCTCGACCAGCATTAG